One stretch of Tachysurus fulvidraco isolate hzauxx_2018 chromosome 12, HZAU_PFXX_2.0, whole genome shotgun sequence DNA includes these proteins:
- the LOC113662017 gene encoding myelin and lymphocyte protein-like has translation MASSVSNNGLPSGCKIFTTIPDIFFIPEFIFGGLTWCLVASTRVDPPNPLGWVMFVSIFCFIFTTLWFIIFLAGGNQSSVWPGLDVGYHFIAVLFYLSSSVALAYVTLFYKSLLTNLDTISPITGLTDEYLKIYREDIAAVVMSFITMLLYFIHAIFSTLRWKSS, from the exons ATGGCTTCTTCAGTGAGCAATAATGGACTTCCCAGTGGGTGTAAGATTTTCACCACAATTCCTGACATCTTCTTCATCCCAGAATTT ATTTTTGGAGGTCTGACATGGTGTCTTGTGGCTTCCACTCGAGTGGATCCTCCGAATCCTCTGGGGTGGGTGATGTTTGTCTCCATCTTCTGCTTCATCTTCACCACACTGTGGTTCATCATCTTCCTCgcaggaggaaaccagagcagTGTGTGGCCCGGCCTg GACGTGGGGTATCATTTCATCGCAGTTCTTTTCTACCTGAGCTCATCTGTAGCTCTTGCCTACGTCACACTCTTCTACAAGAGTTTGCTGACAAATTTAGACACCATTTCCCCAATTACGGGCCTTACG GATGAATATTTGAAGATTTATAGAGAGGACATCGCTGCTGTG gtgatgtcCTTCATAACCATGCTGCTCTACTTCATCCACGCTATCTTCTCTACACTCCGGTGGAAATCCTCCTGA